From the Anaeromyxobacter dehalogenans 2CP-1 genome, the window GTCCCCGCCCCGAAGGTCCGGCGCCCCCCTTCCGCCGGTCCCCGCCGCCTCGTCAACCGTGACCTCCGGGTACGGTTGACGAGGCGGTCCTCGCTGGTATCCTGCGCCACTCCGGCCCAGCGATGCCCCTCCTCGTCACCGACAGCGGCGTGCGCCTCGCGTACGCGGATCGCGGCGCCGGCGCGCCGCTGGTGCTGGTCCACGGCTGGTCGCTCTCCTCCGCCGCGTTCGACGACCTCGCCGTGCGGCTCCCCGGTCGCCGCCTGGTGACGCCCGACCTGCGCGGCCACGGCGGCTCCGGCGCGGCGCCCTTCGCGCTGGAGGACCTGGGCCGCGACCTCGCGCTCCTGCTGGATCGGCTCGACCTCCGCGGCGCGGTGCTGGCCGGCTGGTCGCTCGGCGCGCAGGCCGCGCTCGCCGCGCTCCCGGCGGTGCGCGCACGGCTCGCGGGGCTGGTGCTGATCTCCGGGACCCCGCGCTTCACGCTCTGTGACGGATGGCCGCACGGGCTGCCCGCGCAGGCGCTGGAGGTGCTGGCGCACCGGGTCCGCCGCGAACCGGCGCGCGCGGCGGCCCGCTTCTTCGACGGCATGTTCGCGCCCGGCGAGCTCGACCCGGCCGCGCGCGCGCGCACCGGGGCGCTCCGCGCCGCGATCCCCTCGCCCGGCTCCGCCGCGGCGCTCGCCGGGCTGGACGTGCTCGCCGCCGCGGATCTCCGGCCCACGCTCGCCGGCGTCGGGGTGCCCGC encodes:
- a CDS encoding alpha/beta fold hydrolase, whose translation is MPLLVTDSGVRLAYADRGAGAPLVLVHGWSLSSAAFDDLAVRLPGRRLVTPDLRGHGGSGAAPFALEDLGRDLALLLDRLDLRGAVLAGWSLGAQAALAALPAVRARLAGLVLISGTPRFTLCDGWPHGLPAQALEVLAHRVRREPARAAARFFDGMFAPGELDPAARARTGALRAAIPSPGSAAALAGLDVLAAADLRPTLAGVGVPALVIHGTADPICPPGAGRALAAGIPGARLALLPGAGHAPHLTRPDEVAALLQAFPAGAGAVAA